Proteins encoded within one genomic window of Microbacterium soli:
- a CDS encoding oligosaccharide flippase family protein, with product MSVLTAPILAHALGVDGRGAVAAATAPLLLMLAAATFGIPEAATYSIARTSQVARWVILRGSLLMLISGVAVTAVVLLLSPLLSAGSDDIHHNLIIASLAITPSLIVALLRGIAMGLHQWRFVAASRGGDALFRLILIAGLALAGHLTIFSATLVIAISPLFGGLLLIPALRRVKGQLHRRDPAASFSSLTSYGVRVWFGAISGVLLLRLDQVLMNPLGGAYELGLYVVAVAISEVPLIVNSAVRDVTFASDAARADTERLTMASRLSTTATFAIAAVLAATIAWWLPVVFGRDFVGAVPIALVLLAAVTVGNPGSVAGAGLSARGRPGLRSTSLLIAAVLNTALLVSLVPLWGAMGAAIATFVGNVTASNLNIYFLNRNFNVPWKQFYAFRIGDLRVLIHATRQLLRR from the coding sequence GTGTCCGTGCTCACCGCACCTATCCTCGCCCACGCACTGGGTGTCGATGGCAGAGGGGCCGTCGCTGCCGCCACGGCTCCGCTGCTGCTGATGCTGGCTGCTGCCACCTTCGGCATCCCCGAAGCCGCCACCTACTCGATAGCGCGCACCTCTCAAGTCGCGCGCTGGGTGATACTGCGCGGGAGTCTGTTGATGTTGATCAGCGGCGTGGCGGTCACTGCGGTCGTCCTCCTGTTGTCTCCATTGCTCTCCGCCGGTTCAGACGACATTCACCACAACCTCATCATCGCTTCCTTGGCCATCACGCCAAGCCTCATCGTCGCACTGCTGCGCGGCATCGCGATGGGTCTGCACCAGTGGCGCTTCGTGGCAGCATCACGCGGAGGTGACGCGCTCTTCCGGCTCATTCTCATCGCCGGTCTGGCACTTGCCGGTCACCTCACGATCTTCAGCGCAACGTTGGTGATCGCAATTTCACCACTCTTCGGCGGGCTGCTGCTCATCCCTGCACTGCGCCGCGTCAAGGGCCAGCTTCACCGCCGGGATCCTGCAGCCAGTTTCTCCTCGCTGACCAGTTACGGCGTACGAGTCTGGTTCGGGGCCATCTCCGGCGTGCTCTTGCTGCGACTCGACCAAGTGCTGATGAACCCGTTGGGAGGCGCGTACGAACTCGGCCTCTACGTTGTCGCAGTGGCGATCAGTGAAGTGCCGCTGATCGTGAACAGTGCCGTCCGTGACGTCACCTTCGCCTCCGATGCGGCACGAGCAGACACCGAGCGCCTGACTATGGCGTCCCGCCTCTCGACAACGGCCACCTTCGCGATTGCTGCCGTCCTCGCAGCCACGATCGCCTGGTGGCTGCCCGTCGTGTTCGGCCGGGACTTCGTCGGCGCCGTACCGATCGCGCTCGTCCTACTCGCCGCAGTGACCGTGGGGAACCCCGGTTCTGTCGCAGGAGCGGGGCTCAGCGCTCGGGGACGCCCTGGCCTGCGCAGCACATCCCTGCTCATCGCTGCCGTCCTGAACACTGCACTACTGGTCTCACTCGTGCCTCTCTGGGGCGCGATGGGCGCAGCGATAGCCACGTTTGTCGGCAACGTCACAGCGAGCAATCTCAACATCTACTTCCTGAACCGGAACTTCAACGTTCCATGGAAGCAGTTCTATGCGTTTCGAATCGGCGACCTAAGGGTCCTGATCCACGCGACGCGTCAGCTTCTGCGCCGATAG
- a CDS encoding glycosyltransferase family A protein, protein MTPAPSISCIIPTHQRDDMLLRAIDSVLSQTVSPAEVIVADDTGSDTTRALVERIDAQSEVPVRYVDARNEFNSAGASRNAGVEVSSGELIACLDDDDAWHPRFLEATQRALQAETRAELAVSWVEQIRGDKTWPGETIRAGHSPSSAAIPPAGMSGGNFLITREAWSAIGGFDPRARGLNDADFFIRYLESGRDYVVVEERLLRRHLHDLGQLTTKSLGRVEALRYFYAKHEAKFSRAQKREMRRMIHSQLRVADPSWVKRIYHLFGQLLTGNPVRPVVGVWNRLRGFTYSPGRRG, encoded by the coding sequence ATGACACCAGCCCCATCCATCAGTTGCATCATCCCGACCCACCAGCGCGATGACATGCTGTTGCGTGCCATCGACTCGGTGCTCTCACAGACCGTGTCACCAGCAGAGGTCATCGTTGCCGATGACACCGGGTCGGACACTACGCGCGCGCTTGTTGAGCGCATAGATGCTCAGTCGGAAGTACCAGTTCGTTACGTGGACGCCCGCAATGAGTTCAACTCGGCGGGGGCTAGTCGCAACGCGGGGGTTGAGGTCTCCTCGGGGGAGCTGATCGCTTGCCTCGACGACGATGACGCCTGGCACCCGCGGTTCCTGGAGGCGACGCAGCGCGCGCTCCAAGCTGAAACCAGGGCTGAGCTTGCGGTCAGCTGGGTTGAGCAGATTCGCGGCGACAAGACGTGGCCGGGGGAGACGATCAGGGCGGGTCATAGTCCCAGTTCCGCGGCAATCCCACCGGCCGGCATGTCAGGCGGCAACTTTCTCATCACTCGAGAGGCGTGGTCGGCCATCGGTGGGTTCGACCCGCGCGCCCGCGGACTGAATGATGCTGATTTCTTTATCCGTTATCTCGAGAGCGGACGTGATTATGTGGTCGTCGAGGAGAGACTTCTTCGGCGCCATCTTCATGATCTCGGGCAACTGACGACCAAGTCGCTAGGGCGCGTCGAGGCATTGAGGTACTTCTACGCAAAGCACGAGGCGAAGTTCTCACGGGCCCAGAAGCGTGAGATGCGCCGCATGATTCATTCGCAGCTTCGTGTGGCCGATCCGTCCTGGGTGAAGAGAATCTATCACTTGTTCGGACAGCTACTTACTGGGAATCCGGTGCGACCAGTCGTCGGTGTCTGGAACCGTCTTCGGGGGTTCACGTATTCTCCCGGTCGACGTGGGTGA
- a CDS encoding glycosyltransferase family 4 protein: MFDITQRAACQLGYSVAALTAEPRRNPLSYVYSLRNRRRAKRFLQETRPDVVHVQNYYHFHSPSILSAIRTYKRSHPEVRVVFTAHDYHLICPNSGFQHFTRTGAVHYDVDKPRIRLWHNFDARSRAYSLLKLLQHMVAYRLLKLQNVFDVIISPSELVARAFRAAGITADIKVIRNPVDVPGPSPVAGSGLVFLNRLKPEKGLIPFITALEKEHVECTIDVYGDGPEKDSLINLANSCTSVRVTVHGHIPHAEVPYALARHQALVYPSTWIENAPMAVIEAASLGLSLVVPHWGGVLEMAELAEYQHAFDPASSRSIAQSVAAALNDPHPNRLRDPRPFELQTYVNAIQRTYDPDARHSVPMTGAPGVDGSTAS, from the coding sequence ATGTTCGATATCACCCAGCGAGCGGCTTGCCAACTCGGCTACAGCGTGGCCGCGCTGACCGCGGAGCCGCGGAGAAATCCGCTTTCGTACGTGTATTCACTGCGCAATCGTCGGCGTGCGAAAAGATTTCTGCAAGAAACGCGTCCCGATGTGGTCCACGTGCAGAACTACTATCATTTTCATTCCCCAAGCATCCTTTCGGCGATCCGCACCTACAAACGCAGTCATCCAGAAGTCCGCGTAGTCTTCACCGCACACGACTATCATCTGATCTGCCCTAACAGCGGCTTCCAGCACTTCACACGTACCGGCGCTGTTCATTACGACGTCGACAAGCCGCGAATTCGCTTGTGGCACAACTTCGATGCCCGCTCCCGCGCGTACTCGCTGTTAAAGCTTCTGCAGCACATGGTCGCCTACCGGCTGCTGAAGCTGCAGAATGTTTTTGATGTGATCATCTCTCCCAGCGAGCTCGTGGCCCGCGCCTTCCGCGCCGCCGGCATCACCGCTGATATCAAGGTGATTCGGAATCCCGTGGACGTGCCAGGTCCATCGCCCGTCGCCGGCTCTGGGTTAGTCTTCCTCAACCGGCTCAAGCCCGAGAAGGGTCTGATCCCGTTCATCACCGCGCTCGAGAAGGAGCACGTGGAGTGCACGATAGACGTGTATGGAGATGGCCCCGAGAAGGACTCACTGATCAATCTCGCCAATTCGTGTACGTCAGTTCGCGTGACGGTGCATGGTCATATTCCGCACGCCGAAGTACCGTACGCGTTAGCCCGCCACCAGGCACTGGTGTATCCATCTACCTGGATCGAGAACGCACCGATGGCAGTGATCGAAGCGGCTTCACTCGGCCTTTCCCTCGTGGTACCGCACTGGGGCGGTGTGTTGGAGATGGCTGAGCTCGCCGAATACCAACATGCATTCGACCCGGCCTCCTCCCGCAGCATCGCCCAGAGCGTTGCAGCAGCACTGAACGATCCTCACCCCAATCGGCTGAGAGATCCTCGCCCTTTCGAACTGCAGACTTACGTGAACGCAATCCAGCGCACGTACGATCCTGACGCGCGTCACTCTGTCCCGATGACTGGCGCGCCCGGTGTGGACGGATCAACTGCTTCATGA
- a CDS encoding glycosyltransferase: MTGLLVHEWIESSGGAENVLEAMARVFPDADIQCLWNDAPHRFAQRRVRETWLARTPLRRHKALALPFTVGAWRRLSVPCDYDWMLVSSHLFAHHATLAGRDVPKYVYAHTPARYIWNPELDERGNSVAVKAVAPMFRRIDRRRAQEATAIAANSAFVRDRIAQAWERDAVVIHPPVVVERILSQNDWRTQVTDAEALRLLERLPSPFILGASRFIPYKRLDRVIEAGERADLPVVIAGRGPEEEHLRAVAESARVPVHVVASPSDALLYALMQQAAVFVFPPVEDFGIIPVEAQATGTPVVTGPVGGQVETFVDGVSGIAAASTDAADLADAVQRAVALPAFDARKLVSPYAETAFTKRIKDFIR, from the coding sequence GTGACGGGCCTGCTCGTCCACGAATGGATCGAGTCCTCGGGCGGTGCGGAGAATGTGCTCGAGGCGATGGCCAGGGTGTTCCCGGATGCCGACATCCAGTGCCTGTGGAACGATGCACCCCACCGTTTCGCGCAGCGCCGCGTGCGCGAGACGTGGCTCGCGCGCACCCCGTTGCGCCGCCACAAGGCGCTGGCACTGCCGTTCACGGTCGGCGCGTGGCGACGGCTGTCGGTGCCGTGCGACTACGACTGGATGCTCGTGAGCTCCCACCTGTTCGCCCACCACGCGACGCTCGCCGGCCGCGACGTGCCCAAGTACGTGTACGCGCACACGCCGGCGCGCTACATCTGGAACCCCGAACTCGATGAGCGCGGGAACAGCGTCGCCGTGAAGGCCGTCGCGCCGATGTTCCGGCGGATCGACCGCCGCCGCGCGCAGGAGGCCACCGCGATCGCCGCCAACAGCGCGTTCGTGCGCGACAGGATCGCTCAGGCGTGGGAGCGCGATGCCGTCGTGATCCACCCCCCGGTGGTCGTCGAGCGCATCCTGTCGCAGAACGACTGGCGCACCCAGGTGACGGATGCCGAGGCGCTCCGGCTGCTCGAGCGGCTGCCGTCGCCGTTCATCCTGGGGGCGTCGCGATTCATCCCCTACAAGCGCCTGGACCGGGTGATCGAGGCCGGGGAGCGGGCCGACCTGCCCGTCGTGATCGCCGGCCGCGGGCCCGAGGAGGAGCATCTTCGTGCGGTCGCCGAGTCCGCTCGGGTTCCGGTGCACGTGGTCGCCTCCCCCTCGGATGCCCTGCTGTACGCGCTCATGCAGCAGGCCGCCGTGTTCGTCTTCCCACCCGTGGAGGACTTCGGCATCATCCCCGTGGAGGCGCAGGCGACCGGCACCCCCGTCGTGACCGGGCCTGTGGGCGGACAGGTGGAGACGTTCGTCGACGGAGTCAGCGGGATCGCCGCGGCATCGACAGATGCCGCCGATCTGGCGGATGCCGTGCAGCGGGCCGTCGCACTGCCGGCGTTCGACGCCCGGAAGCTCGTATCTCCGTACGCTGAAACCGCATTCACCAAACGGATCAAGGATTTCATCCGATGA
- a CDS encoding glycosyltransferase, protein MTRHRVSVWRTDLLPASETFIRNQVGQLLSWSPSMLGAVREVSPLSASDDKVVFGGSVIDTLRYRFFRVTRRSPAVLSALREQRPDLVHAHFAQDGWRISPAARKLRVPLVVTLHGQDVTKMPAATGGMGRRARRRLRQVFKEAHLLIAVSEFIRGEAIRWGADPGKIVVHHIGIPVPDSVSAAEIKEWNIVFVGRLVEKKGVSDLLKATRKATDKLGYELSVTIVGDGPQRPELEAEAHALGLSVTFQGSRTPSEVRKAIASAELFVGPSKRASTGDAEGLPTVYMETAAFGVPAVGYRHAGVPEFVIEGETGLLADEGDVEALSEHIVALVSDPERRERMGRSARARVEEKFNIVAQTAVLEELYDRAIATYPGRFSLSAQKLTRRVDQDP, encoded by the coding sequence ATGACCAGGCATCGTGTGTCTGTATGGCGGACGGATCTGTTGCCCGCGTCGGAGACATTCATCCGGAACCAGGTCGGCCAGTTGCTGTCCTGGTCGCCGTCGATGTTGGGCGCCGTGCGGGAGGTCTCCCCGCTCTCCGCGTCCGACGACAAAGTCGTGTTCGGTGGGAGCGTCATCGATACGTTGCGGTACCGCTTCTTCCGTGTGACACGGCGTTCTCCCGCGGTGCTCAGCGCGTTACGCGAACAACGACCCGATCTTGTCCACGCACACTTTGCGCAAGATGGATGGAGAATCTCCCCCGCCGCAAGAAAGCTGCGTGTGCCGCTGGTGGTCACGCTGCACGGCCAAGATGTGACCAAGATGCCCGCAGCCACGGGTGGCATGGGGAGACGCGCACGGCGGCGGCTCCGTCAGGTGTTCAAGGAGGCGCATCTGCTCATCGCCGTGTCAGAGTTCATCCGAGGGGAAGCCATCCGTTGGGGCGCGGATCCAGGCAAGATCGTCGTGCATCATATTGGAATTCCCGTGCCGGATTCCGTCAGCGCTGCGGAGATCAAGGAATGGAATATTGTGTTCGTCGGTCGCCTTGTCGAGAAAAAGGGCGTCTCAGACTTGCTGAAGGCTACGCGTAAGGCGACCGACAAGCTCGGTTATGAACTCTCCGTGACCATCGTCGGAGACGGACCGCAGCGACCCGAACTTGAAGCGGAGGCGCATGCGCTTGGCCTCTCGGTGACGTTCCAGGGTTCACGCACCCCTTCGGAGGTTCGGAAGGCGATTGCATCAGCCGAGCTGTTCGTCGGTCCGTCGAAACGTGCATCCACTGGAGATGCCGAGGGATTACCGACGGTCTATATGGAAACCGCGGCGTTTGGTGTGCCCGCCGTCGGGTACCGACATGCAGGAGTTCCGGAATTCGTCATTGAAGGCGAAACCGGACTTCTTGCCGATGAAGGAGACGTTGAGGCACTCTCTGAACATATCGTCGCATTGGTGAGCGACCCTGAAAGACGCGAGCGGATGGGGCGATCGGCCAGGGCCCGAGTGGAGGAGAAGTTCAACATCGTCGCCCAGACAGCTGTCTTGGAGGAGCTTTACGATCGGGCGATTGCCACATATCCGGGACGATTTTCACTATCGGCGCAGAAGCTGACGCGTCGCGTGGATCAGGACCCTTAG
- a CDS encoding sugar transferase: MTLGESIRLLTAAPVSTRVERQQRRYAHLVATTDALIVTAAVFGAHLLRFGLNDEPLAIGERSIDFEVGYVVTSLLFIAGWLLSLQVSGTRDPSVLEGGSTEYRHILDATMRVFGTLAILALVFQIQFGRFYLLIALPTGVALLILSRWLWHRWLRRQRSAGHYLQRAIVIGDRLKATHITEKILRDPASGIRIIGAVTTHGTREPIADGVPVLGDFDDVHDIIDSHQIDSVILSTADAITPERARRFGWALDQKRIGLIVAPALTDIAGPRIHTRPVSGLPLIHVEYPHFEGRQRIAKRAFDIIGSLILLVLFSPVMIAVALAVKLTSPGPIFYAQERVGLHGKPFKMFKFRSMVVGADDQLKSLLDQQGTADRPLFKVDDDPRITPVGRFIRRYSLDELPQFANALIGTMSLVGPRPQRAAEVALYDDDAHRRLFMKPGITGLWQVSGRSDLSWDDAIRLDLYYVENWSITTDIVVTAKTAGAIIRPSGAQ; the protein is encoded by the coding sequence ATGACCCTAGGAGAGAGTATTCGGCTGCTCACGGCCGCGCCTGTGAGCACGCGGGTGGAACGGCAGCAGCGTCGGTACGCGCACCTGGTCGCGACGACCGACGCCCTCATCGTCACTGCGGCCGTGTTCGGTGCGCACCTGCTGCGATTCGGGCTCAACGACGAGCCCCTCGCGATCGGCGAGCGGAGCATCGACTTCGAGGTCGGGTACGTCGTCACCTCACTCCTCTTCATCGCCGGCTGGCTGCTGTCCCTGCAGGTCTCCGGCACCCGCGATCCCAGCGTCCTCGAGGGCGGATCGACCGAATACCGGCACATCCTCGACGCCACCATGAGGGTCTTCGGCACACTCGCGATCCTGGCCCTGGTGTTCCAGATCCAGTTCGGGCGGTTCTACCTGCTGATCGCCCTGCCCACGGGGGTCGCGCTACTCATCCTCTCCCGCTGGTTGTGGCACCGCTGGCTTCGTCGACAGCGTTCCGCCGGCCATTACCTCCAGCGCGCCATCGTCATCGGCGACCGACTGAAGGCGACGCACATCACCGAGAAGATCCTGCGGGATCCCGCATCGGGCATCCGGATCATCGGAGCCGTCACCACGCACGGCACGCGAGAGCCCATCGCCGACGGCGTACCGGTGCTCGGAGACTTCGACGACGTGCACGACATCATCGACTCGCACCAGATCGACTCGGTGATCCTCTCCACCGCCGATGCGATCACCCCCGAGCGCGCGCGACGGTTCGGCTGGGCACTCGACCAGAAGCGCATCGGCCTCATCGTGGCGCCTGCGCTGACCGACATCGCCGGCCCCCGCATCCACACCAGGCCGGTCTCGGGGCTGCCCCTCATCCACGTGGAGTATCCGCACTTCGAGGGGCGCCAGCGCATCGCCAAGCGCGCCTTCGACATCATCGGCTCTCTCATCCTCCTCGTGCTCTTCTCCCCCGTGATGATCGCTGTCGCGCTCGCGGTGAAGCTCACCAGTCCAGGGCCGATCTTCTACGCGCAGGAACGCGTCGGGCTGCACGGCAAGCCGTTCAAGATGTTCAAGTTCCGCTCCATGGTCGTCGGCGCCGACGATCAGCTGAAGTCTCTGCTCGACCAGCAGGGCACGGCCGACAGACCGCTGTTCAAAGTCGACGACGACCCGCGGATCACACCAGTCGGCCGGTTCATCCGCCGGTACTCCCTCGACGAACTGCCACAGTTCGCGAATGCTCTCATCGGCACGATGAGCCTGGTCGGCCCGCGACCGCAGCGCGCAGCCGAGGTCGCGCTCTACGATGACGACGCCCACCGCCGTCTGTTCATGAAGCCCGGAATCACCGGCCTCTGGCAGGTCAGCGGCCGCTCCGACCTGTCGTGGGACGACGCGATCCGCCTCGACCTCTACTACGTCGAGAACTGGTCGATCACCACCGACATCGTCGTCACCGCAAAGACGGCCGGCGCCATCATCAGACCCTCCGGCGCGCAGTGA
- a CDS encoding O-antigen ligase family protein — protein sequence MGIVSDAAYAIVAVIVAFVAITLLLSIPIKILWRTLSIVSFLNLPATLLPIGYTESIGLSGILRSARQLTPMLRRMIPWLLIALTIISLLMYTRSSTPNVAVFSAIGLATLFTSIALASGAVRQGIDVVRLTVLPIAPIAIVQAVSTIVFRFSPTLEETYLRSAVASFLLGDDARLLYTTRPNNVTDPLKAGGILFVNGNRASMVMAVLALLYLSLWIRRRSFTLFVLFAVCIAGELTTSSKTALVLSISIPFVFLILPNAIRSGRRQGTAVAGVLALSATGVGLWLLYSKLPSFIAGTDEAAQSRSAIFAGWITYFREHPIAGLGFGGWAERWARDAASYGSSPRYPPHNFLLLEWANTGLVGCFTVIALMLALVWGYLKLVRRAETSRDARVLSLQLGAIVWIFLHGMYDNTSFYGTSNTLIIFAALIAQMLVLTDERTGRVASEGRYASGDLRSATPARLRGGRIER from the coding sequence ATGGGAATCGTCTCCGACGCCGCCTACGCCATCGTCGCCGTGATTGTGGCCTTCGTTGCCATTACGTTGTTGCTCAGCATCCCCATCAAGATCCTGTGGCGAACGCTCTCCATCGTGTCGTTCCTGAACCTGCCCGCAACCCTGCTGCCGATCGGCTACACCGAGAGCATCGGACTCTCCGGCATCCTGCGCAGCGCCCGCCAACTGACACCAATGCTCCGGCGAATGATCCCCTGGCTGCTCATCGCGCTCACGATCATCAGCCTTCTCATGTATACGCGATCTTCCACTCCAAACGTCGCCGTTTTCAGCGCGATCGGACTGGCCACGCTATTCACTTCGATTGCACTTGCCTCGGGCGCAGTGCGGCAGGGCATCGACGTCGTTCGTCTCACCGTCCTGCCGATCGCACCGATCGCCATCGTTCAGGCTGTGTCCACCATCGTCTTTCGATTCTCTCCGACCCTGGAGGAAACATACCTGCGATCAGCGGTGGCATCATTCCTTCTCGGCGATGACGCACGCCTGCTCTATACGACGAGGCCGAACAACGTCACGGATCCGCTGAAGGCTGGCGGAATTCTGTTCGTGAACGGCAACCGCGCGTCGATGGTCATGGCCGTTCTCGCGCTGCTCTATCTCTCGTTGTGGATCCGGCGCCGGTCGTTCACCCTGTTCGTTCTCTTCGCCGTTTGCATTGCGGGCGAGTTGACGACCAGTTCCAAGACAGCTCTGGTCCTCTCCATTTCCATCCCCTTCGTATTCCTGATCCTCCCCAACGCAATCCGCAGTGGACGTCGACAAGGGACTGCTGTCGCCGGAGTCCTCGCGCTCAGCGCCACGGGTGTCGGACTGTGGCTGTTGTACTCCAAGCTCCCCAGCTTCATCGCGGGTACCGACGAGGCAGCGCAAAGTCGGTCCGCCATATTCGCTGGGTGGATCACATATTTCCGCGAGCATCCGATCGCCGGGCTCGGCTTCGGAGGCTGGGCGGAACGCTGGGCACGCGACGCTGCCAGTTACGGTTCGTCACCGCGGTACCCTCCCCACAACTTTCTGCTCCTGGAATGGGCGAACACCGGGCTCGTCGGCTGCTTCACCGTCATCGCACTGATGCTTGCCTTGGTGTGGGGGTATCTGAAGCTTGTCCGTCGAGCGGAAACATCTCGAGATGCCCGAGTCCTCAGCCTCCAACTCGGAGCGATCGTCTGGATCTTCTTACACGGCATGTACGACAACACATCGTTCTACGGCACTTCCAATACCCTGATCATTTTCGCCGCCCTCATCGCTCAGATGCTCGTACTCACTGACGAGCGGACTGGCCGCGTCGCAAGTGAAGGCAGATACGCCAGCGGCGATCTCCGCTCTGCAACGCCCGCACGACTCCGGGGAGGACGAATTGAGCGGTGA
- a CDS encoding UDP-glucose/GDP-mannose dehydrogenase family protein: MRVSVIGCGYLGAVHAAAMASIGHDVVGIDVDPHRIALLAAGEPPFFEPGLAEILTEGIASGRLAFTTDVSAASGAAVHFIGVGTPQQADGHAADLTDVHAAIDSLIPHLSPGDLVAGKSTVPVGTAASLAERIAPTGATLAWNPEFLREGWAVQDTIDPDRLVAGVPAGAAGERAADILREVYAPAVAKGTPFIVTDYATAELVKVSANAFLATKISFINAMAEIAEATGADVTQLADAIGHDARIGRRFLGAGIGFGGGCLPKDIRAFAARAEELGKGESVNFLREVDAINLRRRDRAVQLVVDALGGVYGRKVTVLGAAFKPHSDDIRDSPALDVAVRLRGLGADVVVTDPQAIENARRAHPQLTYEADRDEAIRDADALVLVTEWDEYRRQLTPEHASALTHGRVVVDGRNGLDAAAWRAAGWSYYGMGRP; encoded by the coding sequence ATGCGTGTGTCCGTCATCGGCTGCGGGTATCTCGGTGCGGTCCACGCCGCGGCGATGGCGTCCATCGGCCACGACGTCGTCGGCATCGACGTCGACCCGCACCGGATCGCCCTGCTCGCCGCAGGCGAGCCGCCGTTCTTCGAGCCCGGTCTGGCCGAGATCCTCACCGAGGGCATCGCCTCCGGTCGCCTCGCGTTCACGACCGATGTCTCCGCGGCATCCGGCGCGGCCGTGCACTTCATCGGTGTCGGCACGCCGCAGCAGGCGGACGGCCACGCCGCCGACCTGACCGATGTGCACGCGGCGATCGACTCGCTCATCCCGCACCTGTCTCCGGGTGACCTCGTCGCCGGCAAGTCGACGGTGCCGGTCGGCACCGCGGCATCCCTCGCGGAGCGCATCGCGCCGACGGGCGCGACCCTGGCGTGGAATCCCGAGTTCCTGCGGGAGGGCTGGGCCGTGCAGGACACCATCGACCCCGACCGTCTCGTCGCCGGGGTCCCGGCCGGCGCCGCCGGTGAGCGCGCCGCCGACATCCTGCGCGAGGTGTACGCCCCGGCGGTGGCCAAGGGCACCCCGTTCATCGTCACCGACTACGCGACCGCCGAACTCGTGAAGGTGTCCGCCAACGCGTTCCTGGCGACCAAGATCTCCTTCATCAATGCGATGGCCGAGATCGCGGAGGCGACCGGAGCCGACGTCACGCAGCTCGCCGACGCGATCGGCCACGACGCCAGGATCGGGCGCAGGTTCCTCGGTGCGGGCATCGGCTTCGGCGGCGGATGCCTGCCCAAGGACATCCGTGCGTTCGCGGCCCGCGCGGAGGAGCTCGGCAAGGGCGAGTCGGTGAACTTCCTGCGCGAGGTCGACGCGATCAACCTGCGGCGGCGCGACCGTGCCGTGCAGCTGGTCGTGGACGCCCTCGGCGGCGTGTACGGCAGGAAGGTGACCGTGCTGGGGGCGGCCTTCAAGCCGCACAGCGACGACATCCGCGACTCCCCCGCCCTCGACGTCGCCGTGCGCCTGCGGGGCCTCGGCGCGGACGTGGTGGTCACCGACCCACAGGCGATCGAGAACGCCCGCCGTGCGCATCCGCAGTTGACGTACGAGGCCGACCGCGACGAGGCGATCCGGGATGCGGACGCCCTGGTGCTGGTCACGGAGTGGGACGAGTACCGCCGACAGCTCACCCCCGAGCACGCCTCCGCGCTCACGCACGGCCGGGTGGTGGTCGACGGCCGCAACGGCCTGGACGCCGCCGCCTGGCGCGCGGCGGGCTGGTCGTACTACGGAATGGGGCGCCCGTAG
- a CDS encoding stealth family protein gives MSADPIDFVVTWVNSDDLEWRARRDSARRKHGLSVSGGGAGEERHREWGLFRYWFRSIEKHCPWVRRIYLVHAGRLPEWLDVSHPRLSVVSDQELLGDDVQTFNSHAVESQLLRLEGLSEKFVYFNDDFYIGRPLRPDFFFPGGLPYGVNVPTILADGDDRAHAMLNASGLINRHFSRREYWSHVVRRTLRPASGAMLARAPLFLASSVIPPVTDPHVGMPFLRTVVEEAFAAEPEAIAAASRAVFRSPLDVAPLYYASMWHFARGAYTARSKKTLGRYFSLSGDLAPIIAAIESEKYAQFCLNDAAIDDLDVREATLARAFQARFPEVSDYEYA, from the coding sequence TTGTCGGCAGACCCCATCGACTTCGTCGTGACCTGGGTCAACAGCGACGATCTTGAATGGCGCGCACGTCGCGATAGCGCACGTCGAAAGCACGGGCTGTCGGTCAGTGGTGGCGGTGCAGGAGAAGAGCGGCATCGAGAGTGGGGTCTGTTCCGATACTGGTTTCGCTCCATCGAGAAGCACTGCCCATGGGTTCGACGGATATACCTCGTGCACGCGGGGCGATTGCCGGAGTGGTTGGATGTGTCGCATCCTCGTCTGTCAGTCGTCAGCGACCAAGAGTTGTTGGGCGACGATGTGCAGACATTCAATTCCCACGCCGTTGAGTCGCAGTTGCTCCGCCTCGAAGGTCTGAGTGAGAAGTTCGTCTACTTCAACGATGACTTCTATATCGGGAGACCGTTGCGGCCGGACTTCTTCTTCCCTGGCGGGCTTCCATATGGGGTCAACGTGCCCACGATTCTCGCCGACGGTGATGACCGTGCTCATGCCATGTTGAACGCTTCTGGATTGATCAACCGACACTTCTCCAGACGGGAATACTGGAGTCACGTCGTACGGAGGACGTTGCGACCAGCATCGGGAGCGATGCTTGCTCGCGCGCCTCTGTTTCTCGCGTCGAGCGTAATTCCTCCTGTGACCGATCCGCACGTCGGAATGCCGTTCTTGCGAACAGTCGTCGAAGAGGCATTCGCTGCGGAGCCGGAGGCGATCGCCGCGGCGAGCCGCGCCGTCTTCAGATCACCTCTGGATGTTGCCCCTCTGTACTACGCATCCATGTGGCATTTCGCGCGGGGCGCGTACACCGCTCGCTCAAAGAAGACGCTGGGTAGATACTTCTCATTATCTGGAGATCTAGCCCCGATCATCGCCGCAATCGAGTCGGAAAAGTATGCGCAGTTCTGCCTCAACGATGCGGCAATCGATGATCTAGATGTACGAGAAGCAACGCTGGCGCGAGCGTTCCAGGCACGATTTCCGGAGGTTAGCGATTACGAATATGCGTGA